In Dromaius novaehollandiae isolate bDroNov1 chromosome 2, bDroNov1.hap1, whole genome shotgun sequence, one DNA window encodes the following:
- the C2H8orf88 gene encoding uncharacterized protein C8orf88 homolog has translation MLEETKKLIGKSLQPARPLRHLSSQNVIAFNCQTALPSNTEVCLQSEVGWWSEMTGMKILTQTMIPSQPKPNELEEKKERIKYSRDFLLKLSSVSLSQEKPKFLPDHPIVLEKPENSNTFIGLCKK, from the exons ATGTTAGAGGAAACTAAAAAGCTGATTGGTAAATCCCTTCAGCCAGCGCGACCTTTGCGTCATTTATCTTCACAGAATG TGATTGCTTTCAACTGTCAGACTGCATTACCTAGCAACACTGAAGTGTGCTTGCAGAGTGAGGTTGGCTGG TGGTCTGAAATGACTGGAATGAAGATCTTAACTCAAACTATGATACCCAGTCAACCAAAACCAAatgaattagaagaaaaaaaag AAAGAATCAAATACAGCAGagactttcttttaaagctttcaaGTGTTTCACTCTCTCAAGAGAAGCCAAAGTTTCTTCCTGATCATCCAATTGTACTTGAAAAACCC